In Fusobacteriaceae bacterium, the genomic window TTACGTTTCAAAATTACTCTGGTTCAGCAATTTTTAATAAATTTATAAATGTTACATCATCTTCACAAGCCTTTTTGAAATCTGCTGCCAGTTCTTTGAGTAGGGTCCTGTTTTTTGTGAAGACACAAAATAAACCTGCTTCTGAATCGAATGTTAATTTGTTTAATTGTTCAGGGCATTTGTTAGAAACAAATGCTTTGAATACGGCGTTCCAGTCATAGCCATTACCCTGAAATCCTTTATTCGAGAATTTATTGAAACATTCCATCATATATTCCCCAGTTTCCAACGATAAAGAATAGTTTTTATCTTCTGCGTTTCTCAAAAAGGTAAATGGCAATATTTCTTTGTCGAAGCTGGTCATTTTGATTGCTGGTCTGTATATTGGGAAATCATACTCGTAAGTACTTGGGTATCCTCTAATTAAATCTGGATTAATGATAAATTCTGTTTCAACGGCTGCTGTAATCCCATGAGGTGTCGTTAATTCACCATATGGTCTCGCTAATATTTCGGGCACATGATCAATCAACTCTCCAGTTTCTTTGCAAAAAGTATTCGTTCTTTCAACATAAAACCCATAATCAAGATTTTTTTCTTCTTCTGAAATTTCTTCATTGCCGATTGTCATAAAATATCCCATTGACCATTGAAGATATGTAACAATCGTCGGCGCCAATAATAATTTAGAATAGTCTTTTTTAAATTCTTGAATATCAATTTTTTGGCTTGAATGTTGAAATATAAATATTAGAATATTTCCATGCACGAAACCTTTATAAATATTTTCTATTTTCCCATTCAATACTTTTCCATAAAAATATAATCCTTTACGTGGGGAGAATACGAAAACATCTCCGGTTTTGATAGCTTTTCTACTTTTTTTCAAAACTATAAGCTCTATAAAACCTAACTCTTGTAAATTATTGATCATTTTTTCAATTTCTGGATTGTTTTTCTTAATTTCTTGAATTCTTCTTATGGCAGTCATTATTTCTTGCATTTTCCCTCCAAGTACTTAGATTTTGAAAAATAATATTATTTGATCTTTTTCCCCATTTGCTTAAAAAATTCTGCAAAAACTTATTAACCAATGGGTGAAAAGTCTCGATAAAGGCTACGTCACGCCATAACGTATTGTCTTACCTTTAAGCCCGCCAATGGCGGGCTTTCTCTTCAAGTAGAGGGGGATCATACAATAATCCCGTCTTTTTCCATGAGATAGCATATCTCCAATGTCAGGAATTTTTCAGCAAGGGCGCGGCTTATCTTGGCCTGAGACTCATACCCGGTCCATAATTTCGCTTTGGCAATATACGCTTCTCGAACGGATTCCGGCAGCGCCTCAAACTTCTCCTGATAACGCCGCTCCTTCTCTTGGGCTTCCTTCACTTCAGCCTCTCTATCACGTTTCGTCGGCCATTCAACAGGCTCCTCTTCTTTGTTAACCCCGTCTCTTGCGCTTCTATCCGTGATTTTTTTAATCGTTGAGCTTGACACCGTATCC contains:
- a CDS encoding immunity 51 family protein, with translation MQEIMTAIRRIQEIKKNNPEIEKMINNLQELGFIELIVLKKSRKAIKTGDVFVFSPRKGLYFYGKVLNGKIENIYKGFVHGNILIFIFQHSSQKIDIQEFKKDYSKLLLAPTIVTYLQWSMGYFMTIGNEEISEEEKNLDYGFYVERTNTFCKETGELIDHVPEILARPYGELTTPHGITAAVETEFIINPDLIRGYPSTYEYDFPIYRPAIKMTSFDKEILPFTFLRNAEDKNYSLSLETGEYMMECFNKFSNKGFQGNGYDWNAVFKAFVSNKCPEQLNKLTFDSEAGLFCVFTKNRTLLKELAADFKKACEDDVTFINLLKIAEPE